The following are from one region of the Amycolatopsis sp. QT-25 genome:
- a CDS encoding TetR/AcrR family transcriptional regulator — MTGVIERVKRNSKQSSKHPTAGEADTGDARRDRWRKHRIARRAEFVEAALRALDTHGPDLGMEDVAAEAGVTKPVLYRHFDDKADLYVALGQRGTEILFQRLIPAINSELAPVPRIRMALDAFFSVIEEHPNLYRLLARGGLQEKVVVKSDVVAEDKELIATALTALLGDYMRMFNMDSGAAEPWAHGIVGMVQSTGEWWLDRRSMGRDSVVEYLTQIIWAAIDGLSRQQGIVIDPQLPLEENKVVQMRKTQEKQAEGQ, encoded by the coding sequence ATGACTGGGGTGATCGAACGTGTCAAGCGCAACAGCAAGCAGTCGAGCAAGCACCCCACGGCGGGTGAGGCCGACACGGGCGACGCCCGTCGCGACCGCTGGCGCAAACACCGGATCGCGCGCCGCGCGGAGTTCGTCGAAGCGGCTCTCCGTGCGCTCGACACCCACGGGCCGGACCTCGGCATGGAAGACGTCGCCGCCGAAGCGGGCGTCACGAAACCGGTTTTGTACAGGCACTTCGACGACAAGGCCGATCTGTACGTCGCGCTCGGGCAGCGTGGCACGGAGATCCTCTTCCAGCGGCTGATTCCGGCGATCAACTCCGAGCTGGCCCCGGTCCCCCGGATCCGGATGGCGCTCGACGCGTTCTTCAGCGTCATCGAGGAGCACCCCAACCTGTACCGCCTGCTCGCCCGCGGCGGCCTCCAGGAAAAGGTGGTCGTCAAGTCCGACGTCGTCGCCGAGGACAAGGAACTGATCGCCACCGCGCTCACCGCGCTGCTCGGCGACTACATGCGGATGTTCAACATGGACTCCGGCGCCGCCGAACCGTGGGCGCACGGCATCGTCGGCATGGTGCAGAGCACCGGTGAATGGTGGCTGGACCGGCGCTCGATGGGCCGCGACAGCGTCGTCGAATACCTGACCCAGATCATCTGGGCCGCGATCGACGGCCTCTCCCGGCAGCAGGGCATCGTCATCGATCCCCAGCTGCCGCTCGAAGAGAACAAGGTCGTCCAAATGCGGAAGACCCAGGAAAAGCAGGCGGAGGGGCAATGA
- a CDS encoding diiron oxygenase, protein MTRALKETDREKTAERLLKSSANKFYDPDVDIDWNAPLVDGKHYIPAHRSSLYGTELWDSLSEEQRIELGKHEVASVATTGLWFEILLMQMLLKEVYDEDPTSSHAQYALTEIADECRHSTMFARMASRIGCPSYGPVPWLRRLAKLMPSISYGPARYGAILVAEEVLDRLQREQMNDPDIQPLVRMVNRIHVLEEARHVTFAREEVTRGMAKLSKKEIVYQQFIIALISYFVTRAFINPNVYKAVGIRPRDGVEAALNNPHWRESIQWAGEKIMPFLQESGLVGKPGMYFWRKSFLLPAKR, encoded by the coding sequence ATGACGCGGGCGCTGAAGGAAACAGACCGGGAGAAGACAGCCGAGCGGCTGCTCAAGTCCTCCGCCAACAAGTTCTACGACCCCGACGTCGACATCGACTGGAACGCTCCGCTCGTGGACGGGAAGCACTACATCCCGGCACATCGTTCTTCGCTCTACGGCACCGAGCTGTGGGACTCGCTGTCCGAAGAGCAGCGCATCGAACTCGGCAAGCACGAGGTCGCGAGCGTCGCCACGACCGGGCTGTGGTTCGAGATCCTCCTGATGCAGATGCTGCTCAAGGAGGTCTACGACGAAGACCCCACCAGCTCGCACGCCCAGTACGCGCTGACCGAGATCGCGGACGAATGCCGCCACTCGACGATGTTCGCGCGGATGGCCTCGCGGATCGGCTGCCCGTCCTACGGGCCGGTGCCGTGGCTGCGGCGGCTGGCGAAACTGATGCCCTCGATCAGCTACGGCCCCGCGCGGTACGGCGCGATCCTCGTCGCCGAAGAGGTCCTCGACCGGCTTCAGCGCGAGCAGATGAACGACCCGGACATCCAGCCGCTGGTGCGCATGGTGAACCGGATCCACGTGCTCGAGGAAGCCCGCCACGTCACCTTCGCCCGCGAAGAGGTCACTCGCGGGATGGCGAAACTGTCGAAGAAGGAGATCGTCTATCAGCAGTTCATCATCGCGCTGATTTCGTATTTCGTGACGCGGGCCTTCATCAACCCGAACGTCTACAAGGCCGTCGGCATCCGGCCGCGGGACGGCGTCGAAGCCGCGCTGAACAACCCCCACTGGCGCGAAAGCATCCAATGGGCGGGCGAGAAGATCATGCCGTTCCTGCAGGAGTCCGGTCTGGTCGGCAAGCCCGGCATGTACTTCTGGCGCAAGTCCTTCCTGCTGCCGGCGAAGCGATGA
- a CDS encoding DUF4873 domain-containing protein yields the protein MSEHDEDGYSGEAVLVIDGTEIATTVELRGYFQPIDGYYRWYGRVATHEQVSAAAGGKKTAVEIRAGEYSAKGELSDPDPWDRYRIMGTSTPPFHVPTSLEELNELNA from the coding sequence ATGAGCGAGCACGACGAAGACGGCTACTCCGGCGAAGCGGTTCTCGTGATCGACGGGACCGAGATCGCCACGACGGTGGAACTGCGGGGCTACTTCCAGCCCATCGACGGGTATTACCGCTGGTACGGCCGCGTGGCCACGCACGAGCAGGTGTCCGCGGCCGCCGGCGGCAAGAAAACCGCCGTCGAGATCCGCGCGGGCGAGTACAGCGCGAAGGGCGAACTCTCCGACCCGGACCCGTGGGACCGCTACCGCATCATGGGCACCAGCACGCCGCCCTTCCACGTGCCGACCTCGCTGGAAGAACTGAACGAACTCAACGCCTGA
- a CDS encoding alpha/beta hydrolase, whose protein sequence is MKSVKQRDTVSWDPSREHRFVTGDGTALHVETSGPADSELTLVLVHGWTQDHRTWDGVVSRLGDSVRILRYDLRGHGGSAPAKPGKATIPTLADDLAELIQDRVPNGPLVLAGHSMGGMTIMELSRRHPDLVDRRVAGVAFVATSSGEMDRITLGLPGIAGSGAARFERRLAKLLAKNRRDALPLPLSVVRPGARLLVFGRRPQRADVDSVAEQLLCAHPASVAGFQEAISRHDCRVTLAALQGKPVIVLAGEQDRLCPPPHAKVIADALPEAEFVRYPGAGHMLPQERAQEVSGRIAALVRRAVRV, encoded by the coding sequence ATGAAGAGTGTGAAGCAACGCGACACCGTCTCGTGGGACCCGTCGCGGGAACACCGTTTCGTGACCGGCGACGGCACCGCGCTGCACGTCGAGACGAGCGGTCCGGCCGACTCCGAACTCACGCTGGTGCTCGTGCACGGCTGGACCCAGGACCACCGGACCTGGGACGGCGTCGTCTCGCGGCTCGGCGACTCCGTCCGGATCCTGCGCTACGACCTGCGTGGCCACGGCGGCTCCGCACCGGCGAAACCGGGGAAGGCCACGATCCCGACCCTCGCCGACGACCTCGCCGAACTCATCCAGGACCGCGTCCCGAACGGACCGCTCGTGCTCGCCGGGCACTCCATGGGCGGTATGACGATCATGGAACTTTCCCGCAGGCATCCCGATCTGGTGGACCGGCGCGTCGCAGGGGTCGCGTTCGTCGCCACGTCGTCCGGTGAGATGGACCGGATAACCCTCGGCCTGCCGGGGATCGCGGGCAGCGGCGCGGCGAGGTTCGAACGGAGGCTCGCGAAACTGCTCGCGAAGAACCGCCGGGACGCCTTGCCGCTGCCGCTGTCGGTGGTGCGCCCCGGTGCGCGGCTGCTCGTCTTCGGGCGGCGGCCTCAGCGGGCCGACGTCGACTCGGTCGCCGAACAGCTGCTGTGCGCGCATCCGGCGAGTGTCGCCGGATTCCAGGAAGCGATCTCCCGGCACGACTGCCGGGTCACGCTGGCGGCGTTGCAGGGCAAACCGGTGATCGTGCTGGCCGGGGAGCAGGACAGGCTCTGCCCGCCCCCACACGCCAAGGTCATCGCCGACGCGCTGCCGGAGGCCGAGTTCGTGCGCTACCCGGGCGCCGGGCACATGCTGCCGCAGGAACGGGCGCAGGAGGTCTCGGGCCGGATCGCGGCACTCGTCCGCCGCGCCGTGAGGGTCTGA
- a CDS encoding carboxymuconolactone decarboxylase family protein has protein sequence MPHIALDENLPGITALFAYRPETAAPLGQLAEVLLRGPSSLSVGERELIAAVVSRGNDCTFCSRSHGAVAAEALEGGMPVVEAAWKDVDGAPVSAKVRSLLHVALAVRESGKSVSEDLIETARAEGATDVELHDTVLIAAAFCMFNRYVDGLATIATDDQDAYRETGVRLLENGYTHL, from the coding sequence ATGCCCCACATCGCGCTCGACGAGAACTTGCCAGGCATCACCGCGCTGTTCGCCTACCGACCGGAGACAGCGGCGCCCCTCGGGCAACTCGCCGAGGTCCTGCTTCGCGGCCCGAGCAGCCTCAGCGTCGGCGAGCGCGAACTGATCGCCGCGGTCGTCTCGCGCGGCAACGACTGCACGTTCTGCTCACGCAGTCACGGCGCCGTCGCCGCCGAAGCGCTCGAAGGGGGCATGCCGGTCGTCGAAGCGGCTTGGAAGGACGTCGACGGCGCCCCCGTCTCGGCGAAGGTGCGGTCGCTTCTGCACGTCGCGCTGGCTGTCCGCGAAAGCGGGAAGTCCGTGAGCGAAGACCTGATCGAGACCGCCCGCGCGGAGGGCGCGACGGACGTCGAACTCCACGACACCGTGCTGATCGCGGCCGCTTTCTGCATGTTCAACCGCTACGTCGACGGGCTGGCGACGATCGCCACCGACGACCAGGACGCCTATCGGGAGACGGGCGTCCGCCTCCTGGAGAACGGCTACACGCACCTGTGA
- a CDS encoding TetR/AcrR family transcriptional regulator has product MTEMARLQARGVRLPRTERRAQLLAAAQRVFAANGYHAAAMDEIAEEAGVSKPVLYQHFPGKLDLYIALLESHVDELVRRVKDALDSTTDNKQRVPATVGAFFDFVNNDAGAFRMVFESDLRGEPAVQEAVDRATSASVDAITDTITADAGLDEDKARLLAVGLVGLSQVSARFWLAHHKSMSREEAVALTANLAWRGIGGGFPLQH; this is encoded by the coding sequence ATGACAGAAATGGCGCGACTGCAGGCACGAGGCGTCCGCCTGCCCAGAACGGAACGCCGCGCCCAGCTGCTGGCCGCCGCTCAGCGGGTGTTCGCCGCGAACGGTTACCACGCCGCCGCGATGGACGAGATCGCCGAAGAGGCCGGAGTCAGCAAGCCGGTCCTCTACCAGCACTTCCCCGGCAAGCTCGACCTCTACATCGCGCTGCTGGAGAGCCACGTCGACGAACTGGTGCGGCGGGTCAAGGACGCGCTCGACTCCACGACGGACAACAAGCAGCGCGTGCCGGCCACCGTCGGCGCGTTCTTCGACTTCGTCAACAACGACGCGGGCGCGTTCCGGATGGTCTTCGAATCCGACCTGCGCGGCGAGCCCGCCGTGCAGGAGGCGGTGGACCGGGCGACGTCGGCCAGCGTCGACGCGATCACCGACACCATCACCGCCGACGCGGGCCTCGACGAGGACAAGGCACGGCTGCTCGCGGTCGGCCTCGTGGGCCTCTCGCAGGTCAGCGCCCGGTTCTGGCTGGCACACCACAAGTCGATGAGCCGCGAAGAGGCCGTCGCCCTCACTGCCAACCTCGCCTGGCGAGGGATCGGCGGCGGCTTCCCGTTGCAGCACTGA
- a CDS encoding DUF3107 domain-containing protein yields the protein MEVKIGIKDTPRELVVSSSQSPDEVEELVANALRAGDGIFRLDDEKGRKYIVPTDRIAYVEIAPSDVRKVGFAVGG from the coding sequence GTGGAGGTCAAGATCGGCATCAAGGACACGCCGCGGGAGCTCGTGGTGTCCAGCAGCCAGTCGCCCGACGAGGTCGAGGAACTGGTCGCGAACGCCTTGAGGGCCGGCGACGGGATCTTCCGCCTCGACGACGAAAAGGGCCGTAAGTACATCGTGCCCACCGACCGGATCGCCTACGTCGAAATCGCGCCGTCGGACGTTCGCAAGGTCGGCTTCGCTGTGGGTGGTTGA
- a CDS encoding heparan-alpha-glucosaminide N-acetyltransferase domain-containing protein has translation MDGVTVMDRALVDGVRTVPEPGKRVAGRLTGIDVARGLAVLGMYAVHVGPDPVKGGVGVLFKPFEGHSAALFAVLAGVSIALMSGGRRPKLGRDRTRVALKLATRAPLLVALGLWLTSLETGYMVILAYYGACFLFAIPWLRAGAKALAIAAVVVAVAGPLLSHLIRAQLLPRDLFFFAPDLTAADVTSTGLAKAATVLVLTGTFPALTLMAYVFAGMSLGRMDLSSLSVCRRLFFGGSALAVGGYVVSWIATGPLGGMRAVYRSLEPAAAQAGMTPPEFLRLHQTWIHGTPPTTSWAWELLPTGTSYTPFDLLISIGIAAAVIGGCQLLMPKFDRVLRPLADLGGRVLSAYVLHFVAIALLWDESDGDSIFSVLHFVEFSVVALTAAVLWRRFVGRGPLEWAMNKLSSWPKYVGAVARVPAQRRG, from the coding sequence GTGGACGGCGTCACTGTGATGGACCGCGCGCTGGTGGACGGCGTGCGTACAGTTCCCGAACCAGGCAAACGGGTCGCCGGGCGGTTGACCGGCATCGACGTCGCCCGTGGCTTGGCCGTCCTCGGCATGTATGCGGTGCATGTCGGTCCCGACCCCGTCAAAGGCGGCGTCGGGGTGCTGTTCAAACCGTTCGAAGGCCACTCCGCGGCGTTGTTCGCGGTTCTGGCCGGGGTCTCGATCGCGCTGATGTCCGGCGGACGCCGCCCGAAACTGGGCCGCGACCGGACGCGCGTCGCGCTCAAGCTGGCGACCCGGGCCCCGCTGCTGGTGGCGCTGGGGCTGTGGCTGACCAGCCTCGAAACCGGCTACATGGTGATTCTGGCCTACTACGGGGCCTGCTTCCTCTTCGCGATCCCGTGGCTCCGCGCGGGCGCGAAAGCCTTGGCGATCGCCGCGGTCGTCGTCGCCGTGGCGGGCCCGCTGCTCTCGCATCTGATCAGAGCGCAGCTGCTTCCCCGCGACCTGTTCTTCTTCGCGCCGGACCTGACCGCGGCCGATGTCACGTCGACCGGGCTGGCGAAGGCCGCGACCGTACTCGTGCTGACCGGAACCTTCCCCGCGTTGACGCTGATGGCGTACGTGTTCGCCGGGATGTCGCTCGGGCGGATGGACCTGAGCTCGCTCAGTGTGTGCCGTCGGCTGTTCTTCGGCGGATCGGCGCTCGCGGTGGGGGGTTACGTCGTGTCGTGGATCGCGACCGGGCCGCTCGGCGGCATGCGGGCCGTCTACCGCTCACTGGAACCGGCCGCCGCGCAGGCGGGGATGACGCCGCCGGAATTCCTCCGGCTCCACCAGACCTGGATCCACGGCACGCCGCCGACCACCAGCTGGGCCTGGGAACTGCTGCCGACGGGGACTTCGTACACGCCGTTCGACCTGCTGATCTCGATCGGGATCGCGGCGGCGGTGATCGGTGGCTGCCAGCTGCTGATGCCGAAGTTCGACCGCGTGCTGCGGCCGCTCGCGGATCTGGGCGGGCGGGTGCTGAGCGCGTACGTGCTGCATTTCGTGGCGATCGCGCTGCTGTGGGACGAGAGCGACGGTGATTCGATCTTCAGCGTGCTGCACTTCGTCGAGTTCTCGGTGGTCGCGCTGACCGCCGCGGTGCTGTGGCGGAGGTTCGTCGGGCGCGGGCCGCTGGAATGGGCGATGAACAAGCTGTCGAGCTGGCCGAAGTACGTGGGGGCGGTGGCTCGGGTGCCCGCCCAGCGGCGGGGTTGA